GTATAGCAAACCGCTGTGTTTACTCCTATGGAAACGGTTTGCGTGTGGAAACTGCGTACGGTTTTGGATTGGACGTGAGGAGATTACTATTATTACTCTGCTGAACACCCAATTCACCCGTTGCATAGTCTATATGACGAGCGTTATCCAATGGAGGTATACGAATGAATTTTAGATTTTTCACCGGCAGAGTAATGGAGATTAGTGATTTTTCGATACGGCAAGATGATCAAGGGTCTAGGTGCTATAAACTGTTTATGGTCGCTGATCGGGAAGGCTCCATCGTCAATTTCGTCATTGAGCCGGGCACATATTTTGTCGATCATGTTTTAGTGAAGGTCGGCGATATCGTAACGGGTTTTTATGATGCGAATGCACCGACCCCTTTTATTTATCCACCGCAATATCGGGCGGTTGTCATGGCGAAAGAAAGATCCGACCAGTTTGTGAAAGTGGAATTCTTTGACCAGAATTTAGTGAGCAGCGACGGAAGCTTGAAATTGAACCTAAATCGAAGTACACCGATTTTACTGGAAAATGGACAGTCATTTGCGGGCATTCCAGCTAATCGTGAGCTGATTGTCATTTATAGCACTACAACCCGCAGCATTCCCGCCCAAACGACACCACATAAGGTGATCGTGCTTTGTTAATGCCGAATATCGTTGCTGTTTTTGGTGCCTGTGCAGCACGCTATTCAGTTTATTAACTACAATTGCATAAATAAAAAGAGGGAAGTTGATCAAATCAATCTTTGATGAGCTTCCCTTTGAATTTATATAAATCTCTTTGAATTGTCATAAATGCACCATGCACAGGCACCCGCACAATTTAAACTCAAAGATTTCATTCGACTAAAGAAATGTTATAATTTTAGGTGTGAGAATTCTAGATAGGAAGAGGTCGTTCATATGCTGAAAAAGTTGGCTTCAGATGCGTTGGGCTTGTCGGATATCGGTAAAATCATAGGACCGGAAGATTATGATAAGACGGATGCAGATGATTATATTCGACATGAAGATGGAGAAAAGATTTATTTCTTGATTAAGACTAAGGCAGATGAGTATTGCTTTACGAACTTAGCGGTCATTCATGTGGACGGAGATAAAGCGGTCTCTTCGAAACGCGTTTTGAAACGCTACCCATATTCAAAATATCAAATTACCAATGTGTTCTTGGAAACTGCGGGCAAAATTGACTTGGATGTTGAAATCAAGTTCACGCTTGGCGATCAATCGTACAGCATAGACGTTGATAAAAAGCAGCTCGCACAATTGAATGATC
The sequence above is drawn from the Sporosarcina luteola genome and encodes:
- a CDS encoding PH domain-containing protein, producing MLKKLASDALGLSDIGKIIGPEDYDKTDADDYIRHEDGEKIYFLIKTKADEYCFTNLAVIHVDGDKAVSSKRVLKRYPYSKYQITNVFLETAGKIDLDVEIKFTLGDQSYSIDVDKKQLAQLNDLYKALVYISEKAHENNILFEMATQSLDKAAKVLENSRPSDIQMADQYKQLTEFGFSWLTSARDKYHVKDFGDVFEKYINN